In one Arachis duranensis cultivar V14167 chromosome 9, aradu.V14167.gnm2.J7QH, whole genome shotgun sequence genomic region, the following are encoded:
- the LOC127741495 gene encoding probable LRR receptor-like serine/threonine-protein kinase At1g51880, whose translation MTNNFHRILGRGGFGTVYHGFIEDIQVAVKLLMRMHHRNLTYLIGYCNEETNIGLIYEYMANGNLDEHLSRKNNREKSLNWEDRLRIALDAAQGLEYLHNGCKPPIVHRDVKCTNILLDENLHAKLADFGLSKCFAADGDTHVSTIVAGTPGYLDPEYSTSNRLTEKSDVYSFGVVLLRIITGQSVIIVREDTAYHISQRVNSMLAEGDITKVVDSRIQGDFDSNSAWRAVEIAMASVSVTSVERPYMRDIVTQLKDCLAAELARKHICDLQNEDLVQQFSVNLISTDMTPLAR comes from the exons ATGACCAATAATTTTCATAGGATTCTTGGCAGAGGTGGATTTGGAACAGTTTACCATGGCTTTATTGAGGACATTCAGGTGGCT GTTAAGCTTCTAATGAGAATGCATCATCGAAATCTGACTTATCTTATTGGTTACTGCAATGAAGAAACTAATATAGGACTCATCTATGAATACATGGCAAATGGAAACTTAGACGAACATCTTTCGA GAAAAAACAATAGGGAAAAGTCCTTGAATTGGGAAGATAGACTTCGAATAGCATTGGATGCAGCCCAAG GATTGGAATATCTGCATAATGGTTGTAAGCCACCCATAGTCCACAGAGATGTAAAATGCACAAATATTCTATTAGACGAAAACTTGCATGCCAAACTTGCTGATTTTGGATTATCCAAATGCTTTGCTGCTGACGGCGATACACATGTGTCAACAATCGTGGCCGGAACTCCAGGCTACCTAGATCCTGA ATATTCTACATCAAACAGGTTGACAGAAAAAAGTGATGTATATAGTTTTGGAGTAGTTCTTTTAAGGATAATCACAGGTCAATCGGTTATAATAGTAAGGGAAGACACAGCTTATCATATAAGTCAGCGGGTTAACTCTATGCTTGCTGAAGGGGATATAACAAAAGTTGTTGATTCAAGGATACAAGGAGATTTTGACAGTAACTCTGCATGGAGAGCGGTTGAAATAGCAATGGCCTCTGTGTCTGTCACTTCGGTGGAAAGACCATACATGAGAGATATAGTGACACAGTTGAAGGACTGTTTGGCTGCAGAGTTAGCCCGAAAACATATTTGTGACCTTCAAAATGAAGATTTAGTTCAACAGTTTAGTGTGAATTTAATTAGTACTGATATGACTCCACTAGCTAGATAG